One window of Amaranthus tricolor cultivar Red isolate AtriRed21 chromosome 13, ASM2621246v1, whole genome shotgun sequence genomic DNA carries:
- the LOC130797740 gene encoding DDB1- and CUL4-associated factor homolog 1 translates to MEATSMDEQLPSISQQPSQSMPPPPPPPEQPEVSGGGGGDEEEEDEEEEEEDEDEGLISKAQKFMEMITSSPDNPNPKALHALASLLETQESRYMEEADHSSSNQTRASFSIGRLGNLIRENDEFFELISSKFLSESRYSIAIQAAAARVLLSCSLTWMYPHVFEDDVTENIKNWVLEDNSIYSSDEGAWKRQFGEKKCSDFDMRKTYSIGLLALCLTSGSQVVEDVLTSGLSAKLMRYLRSRVLGETSSSLKDTSHVPESKGVSVGGGRCRDENRARLRAPLENAALDDSRILEDGGSADLGAERDHDRNSNRQVHEEEKWINGPPEGLPEDAGIYDADIDSENRWHGQDMHDGRIKTGERNGPGISLHEEDLAESTREDSARRKANRGSVRCRGKTRVIESTTEPEQSIMSPGSESRGAQARSRERWLARNFDGKRVIDNKKSSSRSTSEGTATEREDTDECIQECRVGSKDISDFVKAAVRAAEAEARAASAPLEAVRAAGEAAAELVKSTAMDEYKNTNDEEAAFAAASRAASTVIDAANSIEVSRNSESVSADVPIGGEKEEAEDVEFFIPDSDTLAQQREKFSIQCLVLLGEYVEVLGPVLHEKGVDVCLALLRRYSEEKKESEIVSFLPDVLKLICALAAHRKFAAVFVDRGGIQKLLAVPRVLHTFFGLSSCLFTIGSLQGIMERVCALPSDVIHKLVQLALQLLDCPQDQARKNAALFLAAAFVFRAILDAFDSQDGLQKLLGHLHEAASVRSGVNSVTLGGTATGPLRNDRSNADVLTSSEKQIAYHTGVALRQYFRAQLLLLVDTVRPNKSNRSTARQIPSSRAGYKPLDISNEAMDAVFVQIQKDRKLGPALVRARWPAVERFLACNGHVTMLELCQAPPVERYLHDLLQYALGILHIVTLVPYSRKLIVNATLSNDRVGIAVILDAATGPGYIDPDIIQQALNVLINLVCPPPSISNKLPLLAHSQQSVSVQTSNAERNVSDRVVSVPSQSEVREKNVEPSTVDRSSAMSNSLQSPATNLASGLVGDRRISLGVGAGCAGLAAQLEQGYCQAREAVRSNNGIKVLLQLLQTRVVLPPATLDCLRALACRVLLGLARDDTIAHILTKLQVGKKLSEVIRDLGNQTPGTEQNRWQTELTQAAIELIAIVTNSGRASTLAATDAATPTLRRIERASIAAATPISYHSRELLLLIHEHLQACGLSTSSAALMKEAQLTPLPSLSAPSSLAHHASVQETPSIQIQWPSGRALGGFLNNRPKIQNEEVSSKCDSAVSSKKKPLVFSSSFNARSKCRPSPFELQTISISKGQSSSRRAPGSAVPPETPLASTSETMVHAETHVKTPIVLPMKRKLTELKDVAPTSSAKRLNASEHGLKSPVFQTPNSIRRGSLLSDLFGSVTPNSNFKDLYGRQTPSAGQFDHFDDSQCNDTPFASCQPGLSGDLQPANSERLTLDSIIVQYLKHQHRQCPAPITTLPPLSLLHSHVCPESRRSLDAPSNVTARLSTREFRSMYGGIHGSRKDRQFVYSRFRPWRTCRDDAAALLTCMTFLGDSSQIAAGSHSGELKIFDTTSNNILETCTSHQSPLTLVQSYPSHGTHLVLSSSSHDVKLWDASSIAGGPIQTFEGCKAARFGNTGTCFAALPTETSQREILLYDVATHQLDQKLSDTSSGPYGRVHAYSILHFNPSDTMLLWNGVLWDRRAAGHVYRFDQFTDYGGGGFHPSGNEVIINSEVWDLRKFRLLRSVPSLDQTVITFNSSGDVIYAILRRNLDDIMSVVNTRRCKHPLFSAFRTLDAVNYSDIATIPVDRCVLDFATEPTDSFVGLVTMDDQDEMFSSARVYEIGRRRPPDDDSDPDDVESEEDDDDDDDEDDVDLDPILGSGLDGDGDSEADDLSNDDSGTDIDDDDDGDFLVNDADYDVGGELLEMMTGDEDEDYDSDTMGSFSSGDHL, encoded by the exons atggaGGCGACATCCATGGATGAACAATTACCTTCAATCTCGCAACAACCATCGCAGTCTATGCCTCCGCCTCCCCCTCCACCGGAGCAGCCTGAGGTTTCAGGCGGCGGCGGAGgagatgaagaagaggaggacgaagaagaagaagaagaggatgaAGACGAGGGTTTGATTTCCAAAGCTCAAAAATTCATGGAAATGATCACTTCTTCTCCTGATAATCCTAACCCTAAGGCTCTTCATGCCCTTGCTTCTCTTCTCGAAACTCAAGAATCCAG GTACATGGAAGAAGCTGATCATTCCTCATCCAACCAAACTCGAGCTTCGTTCAGTATTGGACGTTTGGGTAATTTAATTCGG GAAAATGATGAATTCTTTGAGTTGATATCATCCAAATTTCTATCAGAGTCGCGTTACTCAATAGCTATCCAGGCTGCTGCTGCAAGGGTGCTTCTTAGTTGCTCTTTAACTTGGATG TATCCTCATGTTTTTGAAGATGATGTTacagaaaatataaaaaattgggTGTTGGAAGATAATTCAATTTATTCCAGTGACGAGGGCGCATGGAAGCGCCAATTTGGTGAGAAAAAATGCTCTGATTTTGATATGCGCAAGACCTACTCGATAGGCCTTCTTGCGTTATGCTTAACAAG TGGCAGTCAAGTAGTTGAAGATGTCTTAACTTCTGGCTTGTCAGCGAAGTTGATGCGTTATCTTCGTAGTCGGGTTTTGGGCGAGACAAGTAGCAGTCTGAAAGACACAAGTCATGTGCCTGAGAGCAAAGGTGTTTCTGTTGGAGGTGGAAGATGTAGAGATGAAAATCGTGCCAGGTTACGAGCACCTTTGGAGAATGCTGCTCTGGATGATTCTAGGATCCTAGAAGATGGAGGTTCAGCTGATCTAGGTGCTGAGAGGGATCATGATAGAAACAGTAATAGGCAAGTTCATGAGGAAGAAAAATGGATAAATGGACCACCTGAAGGTCTTCCTGAAGATGCTGGAATTTATGACGCAGACATTGATAGTGAGAACCGGTGGCATGGGCAAGATATGCATGATGGTAGGATAAAAACCGGGGAAAGAAATGGTCCTGGAATATCCTTGCACGAAGAAGATTTAGCTGAAAGCACACGGGAGGATTCTGCCAGGCGTAAGGCTAACCGTGGGTCAGTAAGATGTAGAGGAAAAACTAGGGTTATTGAATCTACCACCGAGCCTGAGCAGTCTATTATGTCGCCTGGGTCAGAAAGCCGTGGAGCGCAGGCACGCAGTAGAGAGAGGTGGCTAGCTAGAAATTTTGATGGTAAGCGAGTGATTGATAACAAAAAAAGTTCAAGTAGATCAACTTCTGAAGGCACTGCTACGGAAAGAGAAGATACTGATGAATGCATTCAAGAGTGCAGAGTTGGCTCCAAAGACATCTCAGATTTTGTGAAAGCTGCTGTTAGAGCTGCTGAAGCGGAAGCAAGAGCTGCTAGTGCACCATTAGAAGCTGTCAGAGCCGCTGGAGAGGCTGCTGCAGAACTGGTGAAAAGTACTGCAATGGAC gaatataaaaatacaaatgatGAAGAGGCTGCATTTGCAGCAGCTTCAAGAGCTGCATCCACTGTGATTGATGCAGCTAATTCAATTGAAGTTTCAAg GAATTCTGAAAGTGTCAGTGCAGATGTACCAATCGGTGGAGAGAAAGAAGAGGCTGAGGATGTGGAGTTTTTCATCCCAGATAGTGACACTCTTGCACAACAAAGGGAAAAGTTTTCCATCCAGTGTCTTGTGCTCTTAGGAGAGTATGTTGAAGTCTTAGGGCCTGTGTTGCATGAAAAGGGAGTTGATGTTTGCCTTGCGTTACTACGACGATATTCCGAGGAGAAAAAGGAATCAGAAATTGTCTCTTTCCTGCCTGATGTCTTGAAGCTCATTTGTGCTTTGGCTGCTCATAGAAAATTTGCTGCAGTGTTTGTTGATCGGGGAGGGATTCAGAAGCTACTTGCTGTTCCAAGAGTTCTTCACACTTTCTTCGGCCTTTCTTCTTGCTTGTTTACTATTGGGTCTCTTCAG GGCATCATGGAGCGTGTATGCGCGCTTCCTTCTGATGTAATACATAAGCTGGTTCAGTTGGCTCTTCAGCTTCTGGATTGCCCACAGGATCAAGCCCGGAAAAATGCAGCTTTATTCTTGGCTGCTGCATTTGTCTTCAGAGCCATTCTTGATGCTTTTGATTCCCAGGACGGTCTCCAGAAATTACTTGGTCATTTACATGAGGCTGCTTCTGTAAGATCAGGAGTAAATTCTGTGACCTTGGGGGGTACTGCTACAGGACCACTTAGAAATGATCGATCAAATGCCGATGTACTTACATCCTCAGAGAAACAGATAGCTTATCACACTGGTGTTGCTTTACGACAGTATTTTAGAGCGCAGTTGCTGCTGCTAGTGGATACTGTTCGTCCTAACAAAAGCAATCGAAGCACCGCTCGGCAGATTCCAAGCTCTAGAGCCGGTTATAAGCCTCTTGACATAAGTAATGAAGCCATGGATGCAGTTTTTGTCCAGATTCAGAAGGACCGGAAGCTTGGTCCTGCTTTGGTCCGAGCGAGATGGCCTGCAGTTGAAAGATTTTTAGCTTGTAATGGACATGTGACTATGCTGGAGCTATGTCAG GCTCCACCTGTTGAGCGATATTTGCATGACTTGCTTCAATATGCGTTGGGCATTTTGCATATTGTTACATTGGTACCATATAGCCGTAAGCTGATTGTTAATGCCACATTAAGCAATGATCGTGTCGGTATAGCTGTTATTTTGGATGCTGCTACTGGACCTGGTTATATAGACCCTgat ATTATCCAGCAGGCGTTAAATGTGTTAATAAACCTTGTTTGCCCTCCACCGTCGATCAGCAATAAGCTGCCTCTTCTTGCACATAGTCAGCAATCTGTATCTGTCCAAACCTCAAATGCAGAGAGAAATGTCTCTGATCGAGTGGTTTCTGTGCCTAGTCAAAGTGAAGTAAGAGAGAAAAATGTTGAACCCAGTACTGTAGATCGGAGTTCGGCGATGAGTAATTCTTTGCAAAGTCCAGCTACTAATTTAGCCTCAGGATTAGTTGGCGATCGTAGAATTTCCTTAGGAGTTGGAGCTGGTTGTGCTGGTCTTGCCGCTCAGTTAGAACAAGGATATTGCCAAGCAAGAGAGGCAGTCCGTTCCAATAATGGTATTAAGGTTCTTTTGCAACTTCTTCAGACCCGTGTGGTTTTGCCACCGGCAACTCTTGATTGTCTACGTGCCCTTGCATGTCGGGTGTTGCTTGGCTTAGCAAGAGATGATACCATTGCACACATATTGACAAAGCTTCAG gTTGGCAAAAAGTTGTCGGAAGTCATCAGAGATTTGGGCAATCAGACCCCTGGGACTGAGCAGAACCGGTGGCAAACAGAGTTAACGCAAGCTGCTATTGAGTTAATTGCG ATTGTGACAAATTCAGGCCGAGCAAGCACTTTAGCTGCTACCGATGCTGCTACTCCAACTCTTCGACGTATCGAAAGAGCTTCTATAGCTGCAGCTACCCCTATTTCATACCATTCAAG GGAACTCTTGCTGCTTATACATGAACATCTACAGGCATGCGGTTTATCTACTAGTTCTGCTGCTCTGATGAAGGAGGCACAGTTAACACCTTTACCATCTTTATCTGCACCATCATCTCTTGCTCACCATGCTTCTGTTCAAGAAACACCCTCTATACAGATACAGTGGCCATCTGGCCGGGCTCTTGGAGGGTTTCTTAACAACAGGCCAAAGATACAGAATGAGGAAGTGAGTTCAAAATGTGATTCAGCTGTTAGTTCGAAGAAGAAGCCTCTTGTTTTCTCTTCTAGCTTTAATGCACGATCAAAATGTCGCCCTTCACCTTTCGAGCTGCAAACAATTTCCATTAGTAAGGGACAGAGTAGTTCAAGAAGGGCCCCTGGATCTGCAGTTCCTCCAGAAACTCCTTTGGCATCAACATCAGAAACGATGGTTCATGCTGAAACTCATGTGAAGACCCCTATAGTGTTGCCAATGAAAAGGAAATTGACGGAACTTAAAGATGTTGCTCCTACTTCATCTGCGAAGCGATTGAATGCCAGTGAGCATGGATTAAAGTCTCCAGTATTTCAAACTCCTAATAGTATTCGCAGAGGGAGTCTATTAAGTGACCTCTTTGGTTCTGTAACCCCAAATTCGAATTTCAAAGATTTGTATGGGCGACAAACACCATCAGCTGGCCAATTTGATCATTTTGATGACAGTCAATGCAATGATACTCCTTTTGCTTCTTGCCAACCAGGGCTATCAGGTGATTTACAACCTGCAAACTCTGAGAGGCTGACCTTAGATTCCATTATTGTTCAGTACTTGAAGCATCAGCATCGTCAGTGTCCTGCTCCAATAACCACTTTGCCTCCGCTTTCCCTCTTACATTCTCATGTTTGCCCCGAATCTAGGAGGAGCCTTGATGCCCCATCTAATGTGACTGCTCGTCTTTCTACTCGTGAATTCAGAAGTATGTATGGAGGTATCCATGGATCAAGGAAAGATCGTCAGTTTGTTTATAGCCGGTTTAGGCCATGGCGAACTTGTAGAGATGATGCTGCTGCTCTTCTGACATGCATGACATTTCTAGGTGATTCTTCCCAGATTGCTGCTGGAAGTCATTCTGGGGAGCTCAAAATTTTTGACACCACTAGTAACAATATTTTGGAGACTTGTACCAGTCATCAGTCTCCCTTAACACTTGTCCAATCATATCCTTCCCATGGCACCCATCTAGTGCTCTCGTCCAGTTCGCATGATGTTAAGCTGTGGGATGCATCTTCAATTGCAGGGGGACCAATCCAAACTTTTGAAGGTTGTAAAGCTGCTAGGTTTGGAAACACTGGGACGTGTTTTGCTGCCTTACCTACGGAAACATCCCAACGTGAAATATTACTTTATGATGTGGCAACACATCAGTTGGATCAGAAATTGTCAGATACCTCATCTGGTCCATATGGTCGAGTTCATGCATATTCTATTTTACACTTTAATCCTTCAGATACAATGTTGCTTTGGAACGGCGTCTTGTGGGATCGACGGGCTGCTGGTCATGTCTATCGATTTGACCAGTTCACAGATTATGGTGGCGGCGGCTTTCATCCTTCTGGAAATGAG GTTATCATAAACTCGGAAGTTTGGGATCTTCGGAAGTTCAGGCTTCTTAGAAGCGTGCCTTCTCTTGATCAAACTGTGATTACATTTAACAGTAGTGGGGATGTAATTTATGCTATATTACGGAGGAATCTAGATGACATAATGTCAGTTGTCAACACTCGGCGTTGCAAACATCCACTGTTTTCTGCATTCCGCACGTTGGATGCTGTGAACTATTCTGATATTGCCACCATCCCTGTGGATCGCTGTGTTCTGGACTTTGCAACTGAGCCAACGGATTCATTTGTTGGGTTAGTCACTATGGATGATCAAGATGAAATGTTCTCGTCTGCTAGGGTTTATGAAATCGGTCGTCGAAGGCCACCTGATGATGACTCTGATCCGGATGATGTAGAAAGTGAAGAGgatgacgacgatgatgatgatgaagatgatgtggACCTAGACCCCATTTTAGGCTCAGGCCTGGATGGAGATGGTGATAGTGAGGCCGATGATTTGAGTAATGACGATAGTGGGACCGACATCGATGACGACGACGATGGTGATTTCCTGGTAAACGATGCAGATTACGATGTAGGAGGTGAGCTTCTAGAAATGATGACAGGCGACGAAGATGAAGATTACGACAGCGACACAATGGGATCCTTTAGCAGTGGCGATCACCTGTAA